In the Drosophila gunungcola strain Sukarami unplaced genomic scaffold, Dgunungcola_SK_2 000001F, whole genome shotgun sequence genome, one interval contains:
- the LOC128263531 gene encoding electroneutral sodium bicarbonate exchanger 1 isoform X17, protein MAKNNEYIELPWTMNSSSGDDEAPKDPRTGGEDFTQQFTENDFEGHRAHTVYVGVHVPGGRRHSQRRRKHHHSGPGGGGTGATGGGGSIGGSGSVGGGAGKDNISEKQQEVERPVTPPAQRVQFILGEDVDDGTHVSHPLFSEMGMLVKEGDEIEWKETARWIKFEEDVEEGGNRWSKPHVATLSLHSLFELRRLLVNGSVMLDMEAHNLEVMADLVCDHMVSAGALPPGVKDKVKDALLRRHRHQHEYAKKTRLPIIRSLADMRNHSSSKNLGKSTPLHSLHGSAAGLDPTGNYQAPLCVSSKDQRGCYLAVPTEDMVKSPSNQSMARPGSGSELSEQQHKGNTHFMRKIPPGAEASNILVGEVDFLERTLSCFIRLSQAVVLGDLTEVPVPTRFVFILLGPPGSQSNFHEIGRAMATLMSDEIFHEVAYRARKRDHLLSGVDEFLDAVTVLPPGEWDPTIRIEPPAAVPSQEVRKRPPELPKEEVDEEEEEARLREENGLSRTGRLFGGLINDIKRKAPWYISDYKDALSMQCIASWIFLYFACLSPIITFGGLLAEATGKHMAAMESLVSGFVCGMGYGFFSGQPLTILGSTGPVLVFESIIYEFCLKMGWEYMTFRFWIGMWVAGICIVLTAIDASALVCYITRFTEENFATLIAFIFIYKAIENVMVIGKNFPVNQGIYDCICTPPIGSNASVIDYAKYNWDYCESYNGTLVGGDCGKPPTENVFLMSVVLCAGTFIISTLLKEFKNALFFPSIVRQYISDFSVLIAIFAMSFFDYSLGVPTQKLEVPNELKPTLSTRGWLIPPFSERNPWWSPIIAVFPALLGTILIFMDQQITAVIVNRKENKLKKGCGYHLDLFILSILIAICSMMGLPWFVAATVLSINHVNSLKLESECSAPGEKPQFLGVREQRVTHIMIFLTIGGSVLLTPLLGHIPMPVLFGVFLYMGVASLKGLQFFDRILIMFMPAKYQPDYMFLRQVPIKRVHLFTIIQLACLIILWLIKSFSQTSILFPLMLVVMIGIRKALDLVFTRRELKILDDIMPEMTKRAAADDLHKLDAEVGLLARIFPWGKGSRGRVVTKPPGSDSAIAGEAVGPGLISCTTSNANEKEFEAQSSLLKK, encoded by the exons ACCTTGGACCATGAACTCCTCCAGCGGCGATGATGAGGCGCCGAAGGATCCGCGCACTGGCGGCGAGGATTTTACGCAACAATTTACAGAGAACGATTTCGAGG GACATCGGGCCCACACCGTTTATGTGGGCGTCCATGTGCCAGGAGGACGACGCCACTCGCAGAGGCGCCGCAAGCACCACCACAGTGGCCCCGGAGGGGGTGGCACGGGGGCCACGGGCGGAGGTGGCTCCATCGGCGGATCCGGAAGCGTGGGCGGTGGTGCGGGCAAGGACAACATCAGCGAGAAACAACAGGAAGTGGAGCGACCAG TGACTCCCCCGGCCCAGCGAGTTCAGTTCATACTGGGCGAAGATGTGGACGACGGCACACATGTATCGCATCCCCTGTTCTCCGAAATGGGGATGTTGGTGAAGGAGGGCGACGAGATCGAGTGGAAGGAGACAGCGCGATGGATCAAATTCGAGGAGGATGTGGAGGAGGGTGGCAATCGGTGGTCGAAGCCCCACGTGGCCACCCTCTCGCTTCACTCGCTTTTCGAGCTGCGCCGCCTGCTGGTCAACGGCAGTGTAATGCTGGACATGGAGGCCCACAACCTGGAGGTGATGGCCGATCTGGTCTGCGATCACATGGTCAGCGCGGGAGCCCTGCCACCGGGGGTCAAGGACAAGGTCAAGGACGCCCTCCTGCGCCGCCATCGCCATCAGCACGAGTATGCCAAGAAGACGCGACTGCCGATTATTCGATCGTTGGCCGATATGCGTAATCACTCGTCATCGAAAA ACCTGGGCAAGAGCACTCCACTGCACTCACTGCATGGCTCAGCGGCTGGCCTGGACCCGACTGGAAATTACCAGGCACCGCTCTGTGTGTCGAGTAAGGATCAGCGTGGTTGCTATCTCGCTGTTCCCACAG AGGACATGGTCAAGAGTCCAAGTAACCAATCGATGGCCCGCCCGGGAAGTGGATCCGAGCTGAGTGAGCAGCAGCACAAGGGCAACACCCACTTCATGCGGAAGATTCCGCCGGGAGCGGAGGCCAGCAACATCCTGGTTGGCGAGGTGGACTTCCTGGAGCGAACCCTGTCCTGCTTCATCCGGTTGAGCCAGGCGGTCGTCCTGGGCGATCTCACCGAGGTGCCCGTGCCCACAAG ATTTGTATTTATCCTGCTTGGTCCGCCTGGCAGTCAGAGCAACTTCCACGAGATCGGCCGGGCAATGGCCACGCTGATGTCCGACGAGATCTTCCACGAGGTTGCCTACCGAGCACGCAAGCGGGACCATTTGTTGTCCGGGGTGGACGAGTTCCTGGACGCGGTCACCGTATTGCCGCCCGGCGAGTGGGATCCCACCATTCGGATTGAGCCACCGGCGGCCGTTCCCTCGCAGGAGGTGCGTAAACGTCCGCCGGAGTTGCCCAAGGAGGAGgtggacgaggaggaggaggaggcacGCCTACGGGAGGAGAACGGGCTGTCCCGGACGGGTCGACTCTTTGGAGGACTCATCAACGACATCAAGAGGAAGGCACCGTGGTACATTAGCGACTACAAGGACGCCCTATCCATGCAGTGCATCGCCTCCTGGATCTTCCTGTACTTCGCCTGCCTCTCCCCGATCATCACCTTCGGAGGTCTGCTGGCCGAGGCCACTGGCAAGCACATGGCTGCGATGGAGTCGCTGGTGTCCGGGTTCGTTTGTGGCATGGGCTATGGCTTCTTTTCGGGTCAGCCGCTGACAATTCTCGGGTCCACCGGTCCAGTCCTGGTCTTCGAGTCAATTATCTACGAGTTCTGTCTGAAGATGGGCTGGGAATATATGACCTTCCGGTTCTGGATCGGCATGTGGGTCGCCGGCATTTGCATCGTCTTGACCGCGATTGATGCCAGTGCCCTCGTTTGCTACATCACCCGCTTCACCGAGGAGAATTTCGCTACCCTGATCGCGTTCATCTTTATCTACAAGGCCATCGAGAATGTGATGGTAATCGGCAAGAATTTCCCCGTCAATCAGGGGATATACGACTGTATCTGTACACCGCCAATCGGGAGCAATGCCAGTGTGATCGATTATGCCAAATACAATTGGGATTATTGTGAG TCCTACAATGGCACTTTGGTTGGCGGAGATTGTGGCAAACCGCCCACCGAGAACGTTTTCCTAATGTCGGTGGTACTCTGCGCTGGCACCTTCATCATCTCCACCCTGCTGAAGGAGTTCAAGAACGCCCTCTTCTTCCCCTCCATCGTTCGGCAGTACATCAGTGACTTTTCCGTGCTGATCGCGATATTCGCCATGAGTTTCTTCGATTATTCCCTGGGAGTTCCCACCCAGAAACTGGAGGTGCCCAACGAGCTGAAGCCCACGCTGAGCACCAGAGGCTGGCTCATCCCGCCGTTCTCCGAAAGGAACCCCTGGTGGTCGCCAATCATCGCCGTATTCCCCGCCCTGCTTGGCACTATCCTGATCTTCATGGATCAACAGATCACCGCTGTCATCGTGAATCGCAAGGAGAACAAACTGAAGAAGGGCTGTGGCTACCATCTGGACCTGTTTATCCTCTCCATTCTGATTGCCATTTGCAGCATGATGGGCCTGCCTTG GTTCGTCGCTGCCACCGTGCTGAGCATCAACCACGTGAACTCGCTGAAACTGGAATCGGAGTGCTCGGCCCCTGGCgagaagccacagttcctgggAGTGCGCGAGCAGCGGGTGACGCACATCATGATCTTCTTGACCATCGGCGGCTCCGTGCTCCTGACCCCGCTGCTCGGCCACATTCCCATGCCGGTCCTGTTCGGCGTCTTTCTTTATATGGGCGTGGCCTCGCTCAAGGGTCTGCAGTTCTTTGATCGCATACTGATTATGTTCATGCCGGCCAAGTACCAGCCGGACTATATGTTCCTGCGCCAG GTTCCCATTAAGCGCGTCCACCTGTTCACCATTATTCAGCTGGCCTGTCTCATTATTCTCTGGCTGATCAAGTCCTTCTCGCAGACCTCCATTCTGTTCCCCCTGATGCTGGTGGTAATGATCGGCATACGGAAGGCCCTGGATCTGGTGTTCACCCGTCGAGAGCTGAAGATCCTGGACGACATTATGCCGGAGATGACGAAGAGGGCGGCGGCAGATGATCTGCATAAACTGGACGCTGAGGTGGGCTTATTGGCGCGAATTTTCCCCTGGGGAAAAGGTAGTCGGGGCAGGGTGGTGACCAAGCCGCCGGGCTCCGATAGTGCAATCGCTGGCGAGGCCGTTGGTCCTGGCCTCATCAGTTGCACCACCTCAAATGCAAATGAGAAGGAATTCGAGGCACAGAGCAGTCTGCTTAAAAAGTAG
- the LOC128263531 gene encoding electroneutral sodium bicarbonate exchanger 1 isoform X4: MPQQAQLKHIHGHGRLPRVIATDSSRPWTMNSSSGDDEAPKDPRTGGEDFTQQFTENDFEGHRAHTVYVGVHVPGGRRHSQRRRKHHHSGPGGGGTGATGGGGSIGGSGSVGGGAGKDNISEKQQEVERPVTPPAQRVQFILGEDVDDGTHVSHPLFSEMGMLVKEGDEIEWKETARWIKFEEDVEEGGNRWSKPHVATLSLHSLFELRRLLVNGSVMLDMEAHNLEVMADLVCDHMVSAGALPPGVKDKVKDALLRRHRHQHEYAKKTRLPIIRSLADMRNHSSSKKKKSNSKHSRPAQNLPSITEDMVKSPSNQSMARPGSGSELSEQQHKGNTHFMRKIPPGAEASNILVGEVDFLERTLSCFIRLSQAVVLGDLTEVPVPTRFVFILLGPPGSQSNFHEIGRAMATLMSDEIFHEVAYRARKRDHLLSGVDEFLDAVTVLPPGEWDPTIRIEPPAAVPSQEVRKRPPELPKEEVDEEEEEARLREENGLSRTGRLFGGLINDIKRKAPWYISDYKDALSMQCIASWIFLYFACLSPIITFGGLLAEATGKHMAAMESLVSGFVCGMGYGFFSGQPLTILGSTGPVLVFESIIYEFCLKMGWEYMTFRFWIGMWVAGICIVLTAIDASALVCYITRFTEENFATLIAFIFIYKAIENVMVIGKNFPVNQGIYDCICTPPIGSNASVIDYAKYNWDYCESYNGTLVGGDCGKPPTENVFLMSVVLCAGTFIISTLLKEFKNALFFPSIVRQYISDFSVLIAIFAMSFFDYSLGVPTQKLEVPNELKPTLSTRGWLIPPFSERNPWWSPIIAVFPALLGTILIFMDQQITAVIVNRKENKLKKGCGYHLDLFILSILIAICSMMGLPWFVAATVLSINHVNSLKLESECSAPGEKPQFLGVREQRVTHIMIFLTIGGSVLLTPLLGHIPMPVLFGVFLYMGVASLKGLQFFDRILIMFMPAKYQPDYMFLRQVPIKRVHLFTIIQLACLIILWLIKSFSQTSILFPLMLVVMIGIRKALDLVFTRRELKILDDIMPEMTKRAAADDLHKLDAEDNHHQHHPVSGAGSNYNADKSGPTTIHIPLSGNKAGNNGPTVNIPPEAVNRTAVWQQINKDGNGISEQLIIPVTLKVRQINGNHASPSAALSPRLSPMHEVDEYSEAPTNSPGQTTGIQQKQQQQQQQQQIGNCKAAKLEGSSLANSQINPANITPV, from the exons ACCTTGGACCATGAACTCCTCCAGCGGCGATGATGAGGCGCCGAAGGATCCGCGCACTGGCGGCGAGGATTTTACGCAACAATTTACAGAGAACGATTTCGAGG GACATCGGGCCCACACCGTTTATGTGGGCGTCCATGTGCCAGGAGGACGACGCCACTCGCAGAGGCGCCGCAAGCACCACCACAGTGGCCCCGGAGGGGGTGGCACGGGGGCCACGGGCGGAGGTGGCTCCATCGGCGGATCCGGAAGCGTGGGCGGTGGTGCGGGCAAGGACAACATCAGCGAGAAACAACAGGAAGTGGAGCGACCAG TGACTCCCCCGGCCCAGCGAGTTCAGTTCATACTGGGCGAAGATGTGGACGACGGCACACATGTATCGCATCCCCTGTTCTCCGAAATGGGGATGTTGGTGAAGGAGGGCGACGAGATCGAGTGGAAGGAGACAGCGCGATGGATCAAATTCGAGGAGGATGTGGAGGAGGGTGGCAATCGGTGGTCGAAGCCCCACGTGGCCACCCTCTCGCTTCACTCGCTTTTCGAGCTGCGCCGCCTGCTGGTCAACGGCAGTGTAATGCTGGACATGGAGGCCCACAACCTGGAGGTGATGGCCGATCTGGTCTGCGATCACATGGTCAGCGCGGGAGCCCTGCCACCGGGGGTCAAGGACAAGGTCAAGGACGCCCTCCTGCGCCGCCATCGCCATCAGCACGAGTATGCCAAGAAGACGCGACTGCCGATTATTCGATCGTTGGCCGATATGCGTAATCACTCGTCATCGAAAA agaaaaaatccaattctAAACACTCGCGGCCCGCACAAAACCTGCCATCGATCACAGAGGACATGGTCAAGAGTCCAAGTAACCAATCGATGGCCCGCCCGGGAAGTGGATCCGAGCTGAGTGAGCAGCAGCACAAGGGCAACACCCACTTCATGCGGAAGATTCCGCCGGGAGCGGAGGCCAGCAACATCCTGGTTGGCGAGGTGGACTTCCTGGAGCGAACCCTGTCCTGCTTCATCCGGTTGAGCCAGGCGGTCGTCCTGGGCGATCTCACCGAGGTGCCCGTGCCCACAAG ATTTGTATTTATCCTGCTTGGTCCGCCTGGCAGTCAGAGCAACTTCCACGAGATCGGCCGGGCAATGGCCACGCTGATGTCCGACGAGATCTTCCACGAGGTTGCCTACCGAGCACGCAAGCGGGACCATTTGTTGTCCGGGGTGGACGAGTTCCTGGACGCGGTCACCGTATTGCCGCCCGGCGAGTGGGATCCCACCATTCGGATTGAGCCACCGGCGGCCGTTCCCTCGCAGGAGGTGCGTAAACGTCCGCCGGAGTTGCCCAAGGAGGAGgtggacgaggaggaggaggaggcacGCCTACGGGAGGAGAACGGGCTGTCCCGGACGGGTCGACTCTTTGGAGGACTCATCAACGACATCAAGAGGAAGGCACCGTGGTACATTAGCGACTACAAGGACGCCCTATCCATGCAGTGCATCGCCTCCTGGATCTTCCTGTACTTCGCCTGCCTCTCCCCGATCATCACCTTCGGAGGTCTGCTGGCCGAGGCCACTGGCAAGCACATGGCTGCGATGGAGTCGCTGGTGTCCGGGTTCGTTTGTGGCATGGGCTATGGCTTCTTTTCGGGTCAGCCGCTGACAATTCTCGGGTCCACCGGTCCAGTCCTGGTCTTCGAGTCAATTATCTACGAGTTCTGTCTGAAGATGGGCTGGGAATATATGACCTTCCGGTTCTGGATCGGCATGTGGGTCGCCGGCATTTGCATCGTCTTGACCGCGATTGATGCCAGTGCCCTCGTTTGCTACATCACCCGCTTCACCGAGGAGAATTTCGCTACCCTGATCGCGTTCATCTTTATCTACAAGGCCATCGAGAATGTGATGGTAATCGGCAAGAATTTCCCCGTCAATCAGGGGATATACGACTGTATCTGTACACCGCCAATCGGGAGCAATGCCAGTGTGATCGATTATGCCAAATACAATTGGGATTATTGTGAG TCCTACAATGGCACTTTGGTTGGCGGAGATTGTGGCAAACCGCCCACCGAGAACGTTTTCCTAATGTCGGTGGTACTCTGCGCTGGCACCTTCATCATCTCCACCCTGCTGAAGGAGTTCAAGAACGCCCTCTTCTTCCCCTCCATCGTTCGGCAGTACATCAGTGACTTTTCCGTGCTGATCGCGATATTCGCCATGAGTTTCTTCGATTATTCCCTGGGAGTTCCCACCCAGAAACTGGAGGTGCCCAACGAGCTGAAGCCCACGCTGAGCACCAGAGGCTGGCTCATCCCGCCGTTCTCCGAAAGGAACCCCTGGTGGTCGCCAATCATCGCCGTATTCCCCGCCCTGCTTGGCACTATCCTGATCTTCATGGATCAACAGATCACCGCTGTCATCGTGAATCGCAAGGAGAACAAACTGAAGAAGGGCTGTGGCTACCATCTGGACCTGTTTATCCTCTCCATTCTGATTGCCATTTGCAGCATGATGGGCCTGCCTTG GTTCGTCGCTGCCACCGTGCTGAGCATCAACCACGTGAACTCGCTGAAACTGGAATCGGAGTGCTCGGCCCCTGGCgagaagccacagttcctgggAGTGCGCGAGCAGCGGGTGACGCACATCATGATCTTCTTGACCATCGGCGGCTCCGTGCTCCTGACCCCGCTGCTCGGCCACATTCCCATGCCGGTCCTGTTCGGCGTCTTTCTTTATATGGGCGTGGCCTCGCTCAAGGGTCTGCAGTTCTTTGATCGCATACTGATTATGTTCATGCCGGCCAAGTACCAGCCGGACTATATGTTCCTGCGCCAG GTTCCCATTAAGCGCGTCCACCTGTTCACCATTATTCAGCTGGCCTGTCTCATTATTCTCTGGCTGATCAAGTCCTTCTCGCAGACCTCCATTCTGTTCCCCCTGATGCTGGTGGTAATGATCGGCATACGGAAGGCCCTGGATCTGGTGTTCACCCGTCGAGAGCTGAAGATCCTGGACGACATTATGCCGGAGATGACGAAGAGGGCGGCGGCAGATGATCTGCATAAACTGGACGCTGAG GACAATCACCATCAGCATCACCCGGTGTCTGGTGCAGGATCGAACTATAATGCCGATAAGTCGGGTCCTACCACTATTCACATTCCCCTATCGGGAAACAaggccggcaacaatggaccTACAGTGAACATTCCCCCGGAGGCTGTTAATCGCACTGCGGTCTGGCAGCAGATCAACAAGGATGGCAACGGGATCTCGGAGCAACTGATCATTCCGGTCACCCTCAAAGTTCGTCAGATCAATGGCAACCA TGCCTCTCCGAGTGCCGCCCTCTCGCCACGCCTCTCGCCGATGCATGAGGTGGATGAGTACAGTGAAGCCCCGACAAACAGTCCGGGGCAAACCACGGGAAtccagcagaagcagcagcagcaacagcaacaacagcagatCGGCAATTGCAAGGCTGCCAAACTCGAAGGATCGTCTTTGGCCAACAGCCAGATCAATCCGGCCAACATAACACCCGTCTAA
- the LOC128263531 gene encoding electroneutral sodium bicarbonate exchanger 1 isoform X1, with protein sequence MPQQAQLKHIHGHGRLPRVIATDSSRPWTMNSSSGDDEAPKDPRTGGEDFTQQFTENDFEGHRAHTVYVGVHVPGGRRHSQRRRKHHHSGPGGGGTGATGGGGSIGGSGSVGGGAGKDNISEKQQEVERPVTPPAQRVQFILGEDVDDGTHVSHPLFSEMGMLVKEGDEIEWKETARWIKFEEDVEEGGNRWSKPHVATLSLHSLFELRRLLVNGSVMLDMEAHNLEVMADLVCDHMVSAGALPPGVKDKVKDALLRRHRHQHEYAKKTRLPIIRSLADMRNHSSSKIEEHSGNLLGATTPISLTASEPGPPGSNGNQNLSTATGGMGRFLTVPSGKTSNRALEDMVKSPSNQSMARPGSGSELSEQQHKGNTHFMRKIPPGAEASNILVGEVDFLERTLSCFIRLSQAVVLGDLTEVPVPTRFVFILLGPPGSQSNFHEIGRAMATLMSDEIFHEVAYRARKRDHLLSGVDEFLDAVTVLPPGEWDPTIRIEPPAAVPSQEVRKRPPELPKEEVDEEEEEARLREENGLSRTGRLFGGLINDIKRKAPWYISDYKDALSMQCIASWIFLYFACLSPIITFGGLLAEATGKHMAAMESLVSGFVCGMGYGFFSGQPLTILGSTGPVLVFESIIYEFCLKMGWEYMTFRFWIGMWVAGICIVLTAIDASALVCYITRFTEENFATLIAFIFIYKAIENVMVIGKNFPVNQGIYDCICTPPIGSNASVIDYAKYNWDYCESYNGTLVGGDCGKPPTENVFLMSVVLCAGTFIISTLLKEFKNALFFPSIVRQYISDFSVLIAIFAMSFFDYSLGVPTQKLEVPNELKPTLSTRGWLIPPFSERNPWWSPIIAVFPALLGTILIFMDQQITAVIVNRKENKLKKGCGYHLDLFILSILIAICSMMGLPWFVAATVLSINHVNSLKLESECSAPGEKPQFLGVREQRVTHIMIFLTIGGSVLLTPLLGHIPMPVLFGVFLYMGVASLKGLQFFDRILIMFMPAKYQPDYMFLRQVPIKRVHLFTIIQLACLIILWLIKSFSQTSILFPLMLVVMIGIRKALDLVFTRRELKILDDIMPEMTKRAAADDLHKLDAEDNHHQHHPVSGAGSNYNADKSGPTTIHIPLSGNKAGNNGPTVNIPPEAVNRTAVWQQINKDGNGISEQLIIPVTLKVRQINGNHASPSAALSPRLSPMHEVDEYSEAPTNSPGQTTGIQQKQQQQQQQQQIGNCKAAKLEGSSLANSQINPANITPV encoded by the exons ACCTTGGACCATGAACTCCTCCAGCGGCGATGATGAGGCGCCGAAGGATCCGCGCACTGGCGGCGAGGATTTTACGCAACAATTTACAGAGAACGATTTCGAGG GACATCGGGCCCACACCGTTTATGTGGGCGTCCATGTGCCAGGAGGACGACGCCACTCGCAGAGGCGCCGCAAGCACCACCACAGTGGCCCCGGAGGGGGTGGCACGGGGGCCACGGGCGGAGGTGGCTCCATCGGCGGATCCGGAAGCGTGGGCGGTGGTGCGGGCAAGGACAACATCAGCGAGAAACAACAGGAAGTGGAGCGACCAG TGACTCCCCCGGCCCAGCGAGTTCAGTTCATACTGGGCGAAGATGTGGACGACGGCACACATGTATCGCATCCCCTGTTCTCCGAAATGGGGATGTTGGTGAAGGAGGGCGACGAGATCGAGTGGAAGGAGACAGCGCGATGGATCAAATTCGAGGAGGATGTGGAGGAGGGTGGCAATCGGTGGTCGAAGCCCCACGTGGCCACCCTCTCGCTTCACTCGCTTTTCGAGCTGCGCCGCCTGCTGGTCAACGGCAGTGTAATGCTGGACATGGAGGCCCACAACCTGGAGGTGATGGCCGATCTGGTCTGCGATCACATGGTCAGCGCGGGAGCCCTGCCACCGGGGGTCAAGGACAAGGTCAAGGACGCCCTCCTGCGCCGCCATCGCCATCAGCACGAGTATGCCAAGAAGACGCGACTGCCGATTATTCGATCGTTGGCCGATATGCGTAATCACTCGTCATCGAAAA TTGAAGAGCACTCTGGCAATTTATTGGGGGCCACAACGCCGATTTCCCTAACGGCCAGCGAACCGGGACCGCCCGGATCCAATGGAAATCAAAATCTAAGCACCGCTACCGGCGGAATGGGTCGTTTTCTAACGGTGCCCAGTGGAAAAACCAGCAACAGAGCGCTCG AGGACATGGTCAAGAGTCCAAGTAACCAATCGATGGCCCGCCCGGGAAGTGGATCCGAGCTGAGTGAGCAGCAGCACAAGGGCAACACCCACTTCATGCGGAAGATTCCGCCGGGAGCGGAGGCCAGCAACATCCTGGTTGGCGAGGTGGACTTCCTGGAGCGAACCCTGTCCTGCTTCATCCGGTTGAGCCAGGCGGTCGTCCTGGGCGATCTCACCGAGGTGCCCGTGCCCACAAG ATTTGTATTTATCCTGCTTGGTCCGCCTGGCAGTCAGAGCAACTTCCACGAGATCGGCCGGGCAATGGCCACGCTGATGTCCGACGAGATCTTCCACGAGGTTGCCTACCGAGCACGCAAGCGGGACCATTTGTTGTCCGGGGTGGACGAGTTCCTGGACGCGGTCACCGTATTGCCGCCCGGCGAGTGGGATCCCACCATTCGGATTGAGCCACCGGCGGCCGTTCCCTCGCAGGAGGTGCGTAAACGTCCGCCGGAGTTGCCCAAGGAGGAGgtggacgaggaggaggaggaggcacGCCTACGGGAGGAGAACGGGCTGTCCCGGACGGGTCGACTCTTTGGAGGACTCATCAACGACATCAAGAGGAAGGCACCGTGGTACATTAGCGACTACAAGGACGCCCTATCCATGCAGTGCATCGCCTCCTGGATCTTCCTGTACTTCGCCTGCCTCTCCCCGATCATCACCTTCGGAGGTCTGCTGGCCGAGGCCACTGGCAAGCACATGGCTGCGATGGAGTCGCTGGTGTCCGGGTTCGTTTGTGGCATGGGCTATGGCTTCTTTTCGGGTCAGCCGCTGACAATTCTCGGGTCCACCGGTCCAGTCCTGGTCTTCGAGTCAATTATCTACGAGTTCTGTCTGAAGATGGGCTGGGAATATATGACCTTCCGGTTCTGGATCGGCATGTGGGTCGCCGGCATTTGCATCGTCTTGACCGCGATTGATGCCAGTGCCCTCGTTTGCTACATCACCCGCTTCACCGAGGAGAATTTCGCTACCCTGATCGCGTTCATCTTTATCTACAAGGCCATCGAGAATGTGATGGTAATCGGCAAGAATTTCCCCGTCAATCAGGGGATATACGACTGTATCTGTACACCGCCAATCGGGAGCAATGCCAGTGTGATCGATTATGCCAAATACAATTGGGATTATTGTGAG TCCTACAATGGCACTTTGGTTGGCGGAGATTGTGGCAAACCGCCCACCGAGAACGTTTTCCTAATGTCGGTGGTACTCTGCGCTGGCACCTTCATCATCTCCACCCTGCTGAAGGAGTTCAAGAACGCCCTCTTCTTCCCCTCCATCGTTCGGCAGTACATCAGTGACTTTTCCGTGCTGATCGCGATATTCGCCATGAGTTTCTTCGATTATTCCCTGGGAGTTCCCACCCAGAAACTGGAGGTGCCCAACGAGCTGAAGCCCACGCTGAGCACCAGAGGCTGGCTCATCCCGCCGTTCTCCGAAAGGAACCCCTGGTGGTCGCCAATCATCGCCGTATTCCCCGCCCTGCTTGGCACTATCCTGATCTTCATGGATCAACAGATCACCGCTGTCATCGTGAATCGCAAGGAGAACAAACTGAAGAAGGGCTGTGGCTACCATCTGGACCTGTTTATCCTCTCCATTCTGATTGCCATTTGCAGCATGATGGGCCTGCCTTG GTTCGTCGCTGCCACCGTGCTGAGCATCAACCACGTGAACTCGCTGAAACTGGAATCGGAGTGCTCGGCCCCTGGCgagaagccacagttcctgggAGTGCGCGAGCAGCGGGTGACGCACATCATGATCTTCTTGACCATCGGCGGCTCCGTGCTCCTGACCCCGCTGCTCGGCCACATTCCCATGCCGGTCCTGTTCGGCGTCTTTCTTTATATGGGCGTGGCCTCGCTCAAGGGTCTGCAGTTCTTTGATCGCATACTGATTATGTTCATGCCGGCCAAGTACCAGCCGGACTATATGTTCCTGCGCCAG GTTCCCATTAAGCGCGTCCACCTGTTCACCATTATTCAGCTGGCCTGTCTCATTATTCTCTGGCTGATCAAGTCCTTCTCGCAGACCTCCATTCTGTTCCCCCTGATGCTGGTGGTAATGATCGGCATACGGAAGGCCCTGGATCTGGTGTTCACCCGTCGAGAGCTGAAGATCCTGGACGACATTATGCCGGAGATGACGAAGAGGGCGGCGGCAGATGATCTGCATAAACTGGACGCTGAG GACAATCACCATCAGCATCACCCGGTGTCTGGTGCAGGATCGAACTATAATGCCGATAAGTCGGGTCCTACCACTATTCACATTCCCCTATCGGGAAACAaggccggcaacaatggaccTACAGTGAACATTCCCCCGGAGGCTGTTAATCGCACTGCGGTCTGGCAGCAGATCAACAAGGATGGCAACGGGATCTCGGAGCAACTGATCATTCCGGTCACCCTCAAAGTTCGTCAGATCAATGGCAACCA TGCCTCTCCGAGTGCCGCCCTCTCGCCACGCCTCTCGCCGATGCATGAGGTGGATGAGTACAGTGAAGCCCCGACAAACAGTCCGGGGCAAACCACGGGAAtccagcagaagcagcagcagcaacagcaacaacagcagatCGGCAATTGCAAGGCTGCCAAACTCGAAGGATCGTCTTTGGCCAACAGCCAGATCAATCCGGCCAACATAACACCCGTCTAA